In a single window of the Acetivibrio clariflavus DSM 19732 genome:
- a CDS encoding stalk domain-containing protein: protein MKKLSKLSLIVTGVLITSLVTVSSVWAYNALRKVDATANDNIKIYYDGQLKSFTEEDGSKISPVIINGRTYLPLRAIADLVGIGIEWDGATQTINLSSNKQSNNTPVPTSAPKSTSAPVSSKSKGTLQDPVKLGEAYSWSAKEEYLDTIASADYTFVVKKVEPITVEQIAALGFKTDADDYKFDYVMVTCETSVSNAKIESGTYYLGLPFYRDVWGSKTPSGHSIIGGTDYGFEGSMNDMLDEATKDSEGYLKKINAGEVHNFKYEGKVILPITKGQENYLVIVKDESLDYSDKFIYFALK, encoded by the coding sequence ATGAAAAAGCTATCTAAATTATCATTAATTGTTACAGGCGTATTAATAACAAGTTTAGTTACAGTAAGTTCTGTGTGGGCTTATAATGCTCTGAGAAAAGTAGATGCTACTGCTAATGACAACATTAAGATCTATTATGATGGTCAGTTAAAGTCTTTTACAGAAGAAGACGGTTCAAAGATATCACCTGTAATAATAAACGGAAGAACATATTTACCACTCAGAGCTATTGCGGATTTAGTCGGAATAGGAATTGAATGGGATGGAGCTACTCAAACCATCAATCTGTCTTCTAATAAACAAAGTAATAATACTCCGGTTCCGACAAGTGCTCCAAAATCCACCTCTGCTCCGGTATCTTCAAAGAGTAAGGGGACTTTACAAGACCCTGTTAAATTGGGAGAAGCATATTCGTGGTCAGCAAAAGAAGAGTATCTAGATACCATAGCATCGGCCGATTATACTTTTGTTGTTAAAAAGGTTGAACCTATAACAGTTGAGCAGATTGCTGCTCTAGGTTTTAAGACAGATGCAGATGATTATAAATTTGACTATGTTATGGTTACTTGTGAAACATCGGTTTCAAATGCCAAAATTGAGTCAGGAACCTATTATCTAGGTTTACCGTTCTACAGAGATGTATGGGGTTCCAAAACACCTTCCGGACATAGTATAATTGGTGGAACAGACTATGGATTTGAGGGTAGCATGAATGATATGCTGGATGAAGCAACAAAAGACAGTGAAGGATATCTGAAAAAAATTAATGCCGGAGAAGTACATAACTTCAAATACGAAGGTAAGGTTATACTTCCTATAACAAAAGGTCAAGAAAACTACCTGGTTATAGTTAAGGATGAAAGCTTGGATTATTCTGATAAATTTATATATTTCGCTTTGAAATAG
- a CDS encoding response regulator transcription factor yields the protein MNNKTKVLVIDDDVNICELIRLYMEKEGFEVLTIYNGIKAVEAFKTFAPNIVILDIMLPGADGWQVCREIRKISNIPIIMLSAKGETFDKVLGLELGADDYIVKPFEPKELVARVKAVLRRYEHRDIDVQEVVYPNLVINKSDYTLKVNGNYLDVPPKELELLYFLASNPNKVFTREQLLEQVWGFDFYGDSRTVDVHIKRLREKLEGENQNWQLKTVWGVGYKFEVK from the coding sequence ATGAACAACAAGACAAAGGTTTTGGTTATAGATGACGATGTGAATATATGTGAACTTATAAGACTTTATATGGAAAAGGAAGGTTTTGAGGTATTGACAATATACAATGGAATTAAAGCCGTTGAAGCCTTTAAAACCTTTGCCCCTAATATTGTTATTCTGGATATTATGCTTCCCGGTGCGGATGGCTGGCAGGTTTGCAGGGAGATACGAAAAATAAGCAATATACCTATTATAATGCTGTCGGCAAAGGGTGAAACTTTTGACAAGGTATTGGGCCTTGAGCTGGGAGCCGATGATTATATTGTAAAGCCTTTTGAGCCTAAGGAATTGGTGGCAAGAGTGAAGGCTGTACTTAGAAGGTATGAGCACCGGGATATAGATGTGCAGGAAGTTGTATATCCCAATTTGGTTATTAATAAATCGGATTACACATTAAAAGTAAATGGCAATTATTTGGATGTTCCTCCTAAGGAGTTGGAACTGCTTTATTTCCTTGCCTCAAACCCAAACAAGGTATTTACAAGGGAACAACTATTGGAACAGGTTTGGGGATTTGACTTTTATGGAGATTCGAGAACGGTGGATGTTCATATAAAGAGACTGAGGGAAAAACTTGAAGGTGAGAATCAAAACTGGCAGCTTAAGACAGTCTGGGGTGTTGGCTACAAATTTGAGGTGAAATAA
- a CDS encoding MerR family transcriptional regulator — MEYTVQKLAKIAGISSRTLRYYDEIGILKPARISSSGYRIYGKAEVDMLQQILFYRELGVSLDDIKKILSSPSFNASDALKEHRKKLLAKREQIDLLIANIDKTIAAMEGRINMSDKEKFEGFKQKLIDDNEKKYGKEIREKYGNETVDKSNKKLKDMTYHQYAEAEKLNEEILSTLKEAMKTGDPASELAQKAADLHRQWLCFFWDSYSKEAHAGVAQMYVDDERFTAYYDKVQPGAAAFLRDAILIYTGMKG, encoded by the coding sequence ATGGAATATACAGTGCAAAAGCTGGCAAAAATTGCAGGAATCAGCAGCAGAACCCTGAGATATTATGATGAGATTGGAATTCTCAAGCCGGCAAGAATCAGCTCATCAGGATATCGTATATATGGAAAGGCCGAAGTAGACATGCTGCAGCAGATACTTTTCTACAGGGAACTCGGTGTAAGCCTTGATGACATTAAAAAGATCCTTTCGTCTCCGTCTTTCAATGCGAGCGATGCACTCAAAGAACATCGAAAAAAGCTCCTGGCAAAGCGTGAACAAATCGATTTATTAATTGCCAATATTGATAAGACAATAGCGGCAATGGAAGGGAGAATCAATATGTCCGACAAAGAAAAATTTGAAGGTTTCAAGCAAAAGTTAATCGATGACAACGAGAAGAAATACGGAAAAGAAATCCGTGAAAAGTATGGCAACGAAACAGTCGATAAATCAAATAAAAAACTTAAAGATATGACTTACCATCAATACGCTGAAGCTGAAAAGCTGAATGAAGAAATACTATCCACCTTAAAAGAAGCAATGAAAACAGGGGATCCTGCCAGTGAACTGGCTCAAAAAGCCGCCGACTTGCACCGGCAATGGTTATGCTTCTTCTGGGACAGTTATTCAAAGGAAGCCCATGCAGGCGTTGCCCAAATGTATGTAGATGACGAAAGATTCACCGCTTATTATGATAAGGTACAGCCCGGTGCTGCTGCTTTTTTAAGGGATGCAATTCTTATCTATACCGGTATGAAGGGATAA
- the dinB gene encoding DNA polymerase IV produces the protein MERVILHSDLNSFYASVECMRNPEIRDKPVAVGGSVEQRHGIILAKNLIAKGYGVKTGEAIWQARQKCPDLIVLPPDYKTYLYFSSEARRIYSCYTDLIESFGIDECWLDVTESCKLFGDGEHIADEIRERIKKELGITSSIGVSYNKIFAKLGSDMKKPDATTVITKDNFKRRVWPLPVSDLLYVGRATTKKLVNIGIYTIGDLANLNLGFLKKLLGKWGETLWIFANGLDTVPVMKSDQQGTIKGIGNSLTTPRDLVNNEDVKLLLYVLSESVSERLRKYNFKGNTVQVYIRDNELNSIDRQAKLNFSSCVTEDIADKAYEIFLNSWKWERPIRSIGVRVTDLITADTCVQLSLFYDEKRKIKKEQLEYSIDEIRRRFGHYSVQRALVLKDRALNANPIEENVIFPVSYFK, from the coding sequence ATGGAAAGAGTTATACTTCATTCGGATCTCAACAGTTTTTATGCCAGTGTGGAGTGCATGAGAAATCCTGAAATCAGGGATAAACCTGTAGCTGTCGGTGGTTCTGTTGAACAGCGGCATGGGATTATTCTGGCCAAAAATTTGATTGCAAAAGGTTATGGTGTCAAGACAGGAGAGGCAATATGGCAAGCAAGGCAGAAATGTCCCGATTTGATTGTTCTGCCTCCCGATTATAAGACCTACCTTTACTTCAGCAGTGAGGCAAGGAGGATTTACAGCTGTTATACAGATTTGATAGAGTCCTTTGGAATAGATGAATGCTGGCTTGATGTTACAGAATCCTGCAAACTTTTTGGAGACGGTGAGCACATTGCCGATGAAATAAGAGAACGAATAAAAAAAGAGCTAGGCATTACTTCCAGCATCGGTGTGTCCTACAACAAGATTTTTGCAAAGCTGGGAAGTGATATGAAAAAGCCCGATGCTACTACTGTTATTACTAAAGATAATTTTAAACGGAGAGTATGGCCTCTTCCGGTCTCGGATTTGCTCTATGTGGGAAGGGCCACGACTAAAAAACTTGTTAATATAGGAATATACACCATTGGTGACCTGGCAAACTTAAATTTAGGTTTTCTTAAAAAACTTTTGGGGAAATGGGGTGAAACTCTGTGGATATTTGCCAACGGTCTTGACACAGTACCGGTTATGAAAAGTGACCAGCAGGGCACTATTAAAGGAATAGGCAATAGTTTGACAACACCAAGGGATTTGGTAAATAATGAAGATGTGAAACTGCTGCTTTATGTGCTCAGTGAAAGTGTATCCGAGCGCCTTAGAAAATATAATTTTAAAGGAAATACTGTTCAAGTGTATATAAGGGACAATGAATTGAACAGCATTGACAGACAGGCAAAACTGAATTTCAGCAGCTGCGTTACGGAAGATATTGCAGACAAAGCTTATGAAATATTTTTAAACAGCTGGAAGTGGGAAAGACCTATTAGAAGTATAGGAGTAAGGGTTACAGACCTGATAACGGCAGATACCTGTGTACAGCTTAGCCTCTTTTATGACGAAAAGCGAAAAATTAAAAAGGAACAACTTGAATACAGTATAGATGAAATTCGAAGAAGATTTGGGCATTATTCGGTTCAAAGGGCTTTGGTATTGAAAGATAGAGCATTGAATGCCAATCCCATTGAGGAGAATGTAATCTTTCCTGTATCGTATTTTAAATAG
- a CDS encoding amidohydrolase family protein — translation MIDRFTVVDGHVHTFSSYEVAHKIMTAFNKVYNIEFTNPGTGAIDEVLQNMQEMGIDFTVTANFAPAKIIHKNNTWSIEMARQYKKIVPLVSFHPDMEEPMDKLMEEYVSGGAKGIKFHPMAQGFLPYDERLEIIYRMCEEVSFPVVFHCGRVSNARINNYADIENIVPVIKKYRKIPFILTHMADGNIGDVFKIADMYENVYFDTSIIITGYPPLLEVNEPSWPDNEVVEYVIKKIGADRVVFGSDFPWGSPKHDLARFMEMKLSDAEKSMILGENAIKIFKIKI, via the coding sequence ATGATAGACAGATTTACAGTAGTTGACGGACATGTTCATACTTTTTCTTCCTATGAGGTTGCGCATAAGATAATGACTGCGTTTAACAAAGTGTACAATATAGAATTTACCAACCCCGGGACAGGCGCTATTGATGAAGTGTTGCAGAATATGCAGGAAATGGGAATTGATTTTACCGTAACGGCTAATTTTGCTCCGGCAAAAATCATACATAAAAATAATACCTGGTCCATTGAAATGGCAAGGCAATACAAAAAAATTGTTCCGCTGGTAAGTTTTCATCCCGATATGGAAGAGCCAATGGATAAGCTTATGGAAGAATATGTATCCGGCGGTGCAAAGGGAATAAAGTTTCATCCTATGGCACAGGGCTTTCTTCCCTATGATGAAAGACTGGAAATTATATATAGGATGTGTGAGGAAGTTTCCTTTCCGGTAGTTTTTCACTGCGGACGGGTTTCCAATGCGAGAATCAATAATTATGCCGATATAGAAAATATTGTACCGGTAATAAAAAAATACAGGAAGATACCGTTTATTCTGACTCATATGGCTGACGGAAACATAGGTGATGTGTTTAAAATTGCCGATATGTATGAAAACGTGTACTTTGACACTTCAATAATTATAACCGGCTATCCGCCGCTGCTTGAGGTTAACGAACCCAGTTGGCCGGACAATGAAGTGGTGGAATACGTTATTAAGAAAATAGGAGCCGACAGAGTTGTATTCGGCTCGGATTTTCCATGGGGAAGTCCTAAGCATGATCTGGCACGCTTTATGGAAATGAAACTGAGCGATGCCGAAAAGAGCATGATCCTAGGAGAAAATGCTATTAAAATATTTAAGATAAAAATTTAA
- a CDS encoding cofactor-independent phosphoglycerate mutase: MKYVLILGDGMADYPVPQLNNKTPLQYAKKPNIDFLAKNAEVGMVKTVPDDLSPGSDVANLSVMGFDPKKYYTGRSPLEAVSMGLELSDTDVALRCNLVTLSDEEDYSNKTMIDYSSDEISSAEAKELIEAVNASFKNDNFCFYPGISYRHCLIWSNGLTGLKLTPPHDISGKKIADYLPKGENNKPLLDMMVKSYDILKDHPVNKARIAKGLRPANSIWLWGEGKRPSLPRFDEKYGIKGSVISAVDLIKGIGILAGLKNIEVEGATGNIHTNFLGKAQAALKELESGQDFVYLHVEAPDECGHRNEIENKVKSIELIDEQIVGTLLKGLEKYDDYRIMILPDHPTPLSLMTHTSEPVPFLMYQKSRPKDTGVESYSEEQAKTTGVYFAEGYKLMDYFLKG, encoded by the coding sequence ATGAAATACGTATTAATTCTTGGTGACGGTATGGCAGATTACCCCGTACCTCAACTTAACAATAAAACACCTTTACAATATGCCAAAAAACCCAATATTGACTTTCTTGCAAAAAACGCAGAAGTTGGGATGGTTAAAACGGTTCCCGACGATCTGTCTCCGGGAAGTGACGTAGCAAACCTTTCAGTTATGGGCTTTGATCCAAAAAAATACTATACCGGCCGTTCTCCATTAGAAGCTGTCAGCATGGGGCTTGAATTATCCGACACTGATGTGGCTTTAAGATGTAATCTTGTCACCCTGTCTGACGAAGAAGACTATTCAAATAAAACTATGATTGACTACAGCTCGGATGAAATAAGCTCTGCCGAAGCAAAGGAATTGATTGAAGCAGTTAACGCCAGCTTTAAAAATGATAATTTCTGCTTTTATCCCGGAATAAGCTACCGGCACTGCCTGATATGGAGTAACGGTTTAACCGGTTTGAAGCTTACTCCGCCCCATGACATATCCGGCAAAAAGATTGCCGACTATCTTCCAAAAGGTGAAAATAACAAGCCCTTGCTGGATATGATGGTTAAAAGCTATGATATATTGAAAGATCATCCTGTCAACAAGGCAAGGATTGCAAAAGGGCTAAGACCTGCCAACTCCATCTGGCTTTGGGGTGAAGGTAAAAGACCTTCTTTGCCCAGGTTTGATGAAAAATACGGCATAAAGGGTTCTGTCATTTCCGCTGTTGACCTCATTAAAGGTATAGGTATCCTGGCAGGCCTTAAAAACATCGAAGTTGAAGGCGCTACCGGAAATATCCATACAAACTTTTTAGGAAAAGCCCAGGCTGCTTTGAAAGAGTTGGAATCGGGACAGGATTTTGTTTATCTCCATGTGGAAGCCCCCGATGAATGCGGCCACAGAAATGAAATTGAAAACAAGGTAAAATCCATAGAACTTATAGATGAGCAAATAGTAGGTACTCTTTTAAAAGGTTTGGAAAAATACGATGACTATAGAATAATGATACTTCCCGACCACCCCACTCCTCTCAGCCTGATGACTCACACCTCTGAACCGGTACCTTTCCTGATGTACCAAAAGAGCAGGCCTAAGGATACAGGTGTGGAAAGCTATAGTGAAGAACAGGCAAAGACCACCGGGGTGTATTTTGCCGAAGGATATAAGTTAATGGATTATTTCCTGAAAGGTTAA
- a CDS encoding BspA family leucine-rich repeat surface protein — MYLLGKISKFPIEDLNPIITPTPEQEVTPTPAISVTPTPTKIGEEVFEFKIKISNRGGVYYFPIKSSDKKYNIDVDWGDGIRSNITDYSARGHKYEKAGTYTIKVFSFDYMPLFFFNDKNLIEVITPIPDLGDKYFHSFFNGCENLEKIPEGLFANNINATSFAYCFDGCSSLMEIPEGLFANNINATDFSGCFSGCERLKEIPEGLFANNINATSFEYCFKGCSDLIEIPEGLFANNVNVTNFSGCFYLCSGLREIPEVLFANNINVISFMECFGSCENLREIPRGLFSNNINVKDFSYCFTGCSSLREIPEGLFDNNINVTTFCQTFWACTSLTEIPESLFENNVNVTNFIGCFRSCSSLMEIPEGLFDNNIKAANFLFCFSECINLTEIPKGLFDNNINVTDFSKCFERCENLREIPEGLFDNNVNVTDFSYCFYGCGNLTKIPEGLFDNNINVTDFEGCFCHCRGLTGLAPALWQRSNVTSHKYCFYSCTELDNYYDIPRDWR, encoded by the coding sequence ATGTATTTGCTTGGTAAAATAAGCAAATTTCCTATTGAAGACTTGAACCCGATAATAACACCAACTCCTGAGCAAGAGGTTACACCAACACCTGCAATAAGTGTTACACCGACTCCTACAAAAATTGGCGAAGAAGTGTTTGAATTCAAAATAAAAATTAGCAATAGGGGTGGTGTATATTATTTTCCGATTAAATCTTCAGATAAAAAATATAATATTGATGTTGACTGGGGAGACGGTATAAGAAGCAATATAACCGATTATTCAGCAAGGGGACATAAATATGAGAAAGCAGGTACATATACGATAAAGGTTTTTTCTTTTGATTATATGCCACTTTTCTTTTTTAACGATAAGAACTTGATTGAAGTGATTACGCCAATTCCGGACCTTGGTGATAAATATTTTCACTCTTTTTTTAACGGCTGCGAGAACTTAGAGAAAATTCCCGAAGGACTGTTTGCAAATAATATAAATGCAACCAGCTTTGCATATTGCTTTGACGGCTGCAGCAGCTTAATGGAAATTCCGGAAGGTTTGTTTGCCAATAATATTAATGCAACGGACTTCAGTGGCTGTTTTTCCGGCTGCGAGAGATTAAAAGAAATACCTGAAGGGCTGTTTGCAAATAATATAAACGCAACTAGCTTTGAATATTGTTTTAAAGGCTGCAGCGATTTAATAGAAATACCGGAAGGTTTGTTTGCCAATAATGTCAATGTAACAAACTTCAGTGGATGTTTTTATCTTTGTTCCGGTTTGAGGGAAATTCCTGAAGTATTGTTTGCTAATAACATTAATGTAATCAGCTTTATGGAGTGTTTCGGAAGCTGTGAGAACTTAAGAGAAATCCCGAGAGGATTGTTTTCCAATAACATTAATGTGAAAGACTTTAGTTATTGCTTTACTGGGTGCAGCAGCTTAAGGGAAATACCGGAAGGACTGTTTGATAATAATATTAACGTAACTACCTTCTGTCAAACTTTTTGGGCTTGCACCAGCTTGACAGAAATACCTGAAAGCCTATTTGAAAACAATGTTAACGTAACTAACTTTATTGGATGTTTTAGGTCTTGCAGCAGCTTAATGGAAATACCTGAAGGTTTATTCGACAATAACATTAAGGCAGCTAACTTCCTTTTTTGTTTTAGTGAGTGCATAAACTTAACGGAAATTCCTAAAGGATTGTTTGATAATAACATTAACGTAACAGACTTTAGTAAGTGTTTTGAACGTTGTGAGAACTTAAGAGAAATCCCCGAAGGATTATTTGATAATAATGTTAATGTAACTGACTTCAGCTACTGCTTTTATGGCTGTGGCAACTTAACAAAAATACCCGAGGGACTGTTTGATAATAATATTAACGTAACAGACTTTGAAGGCTGTTTTTGCCACTGTCGTGGCTTAACAGGCTTAGCACCTGCTTTGTGGCAGCGTTCAAATGTAACAAGTCATAAGTATTGTTTTTATTCATGTACTGAATTGGATAACTATTATGATATTCCAAGAGATTGGAGATAA
- a CDS encoding SOS response-associated peptidase encodes MCGRYVALTDIEHEEIQSIIDAVSEEYRASENIARGEVFPTNIAPVICEEKGKIVLTAMKWSYGQYSGKPIINARAETLNSKSMFQSSFHLRRCLVPANAYFEWKKEEGSKKKTKFQISIPQSKIFFMAGIYNVFKDNNGKPYTGYAIITTEANQSAAFVHDRMPVILEPGSEKLWIGQNSENIDSLIEMLKPYTYSDMAVNAVT; translated from the coding sequence ATGTGCGGAAGATATGTTGCTCTTACAGATATTGAGCATGAGGAAATACAGTCCATTATAGATGCTGTGTCTGAAGAATACAGGGCATCGGAAAATATTGCAAGAGGTGAAGTGTTTCCCACAAACATTGCACCGGTGATTTGTGAAGAAAAGGGTAAAATTGTTTTGACTGCTATGAAATGGAGTTATGGACAATATTCCGGAAAGCCTATTATTAATGCCCGGGCAGAAACCCTCAACTCTAAAAGTATGTTTCAAAGTTCCTTTCACCTGAGGCGGTGCTTGGTTCCTGCCAATGCCTATTTTGAATGGAAAAAGGAGGAAGGAAGTAAGAAGAAAACAAAGTTTCAGATATCCATACCTCAAAGTAAAATATTTTTTATGGCAGGCATATACAATGTTTTTAAAGACAATAACGGTAAGCCCTACACCGGATATGCCATAATTACGACAGAGGCCAATCAAAGCGCGGCTTTTGTTCATGACAGAATGCCGGTTATCCTTGAGCCCGGTTCGGAAAAGCTGTGGATTGGGCAGAATTCTGAGAATATTGACTCTTTGATTGAAATGCTCAAACCCTATACTTACAGTGATATGGCGGTAAATGCGGTAACTTAA
- a CDS encoding HAMP domain-containing sensor histidine kinase, producing the protein MFKNLYSKIAVFFIGILLVITTITGGMLYFFLGDFVTGEKEVALDNAGDNVIWLLKNYIDMIENPMTPPFLQNILLNNFYENLNLVSKDAEASIWIVSKDGEIVAIGNETYLDRSVIRKLESESGRLRLPDERQYSKKVMQEGQVVKEVGDFYGLYKDTKVSWLTIQKPYKYKGEIQGAIYLTKRIPEINKARLTVFKFYIIAISIAVVISALLVYIFSLRLTKPLKQINNAAKQIANGEFNKRLEIASEDEIGQLAKSFNNMAVALENLENMRRAFIANVSHELRTPMTSIHGFIEGILDGTIPPEKQREYLSIVSEETKRLSRLTNDLLDLARMESGEIKLTFVTFNINELIRRCIIKLENQIISKDIHIEANFYEEPTYVYADKDSIERVILNLLHNAVKFVQDGGQIKIETVKSKSKAVIYIKDNGIGIDSEEINMIWDRFYKSDKSRSKDKTGTGLGLAIVKNIINEHGQEINVESEIGKGTVFYFTLNLSKEEFEKVNK; encoded by the coding sequence ATGTTTAAGAATCTCTACAGCAAAATTGCAGTATTTTTCATCGGAATTTTATTGGTTATTACCACAATAACAGGAGGAATGTTGTACTTTTTCCTGGGAGACTTTGTTACAGGGGAAAAAGAAGTAGCGCTGGACAATGCCGGTGACAATGTTATCTGGCTGCTGAAAAATTATATTGACATGATTGAAAATCCCATGACTCCTCCCTTTTTGCAGAATATATTGCTGAACAATTTTTATGAAAATTTGAATCTGGTAAGTAAAGACGCAGAAGCATCCATATGGATAGTTTCAAAGGATGGAGAGATAGTTGCCATAGGAAATGAAACATATTTGGACAGGTCGGTAATCAGGAAGCTTGAGAGTGAATCGGGAAGGCTGAGATTGCCCGATGAAAGACAGTACAGCAAAAAAGTAATGCAGGAGGGCCAGGTTGTAAAAGAAGTAGGGGATTTTTACGGATTATACAAGGATACAAAAGTCAGCTGGCTTACCATACAAAAACCATATAAATATAAAGGGGAAATTCAGGGAGCCATATATCTTACCAAGAGAATACCCGAAATAAACAAGGCACGGCTGACGGTTTTCAAATTTTATATTATAGCAATAAGCATAGCGGTTGTTATATCTGCACTGCTTGTCTATATTTTTTCGTTGAGACTTACAAAACCCCTTAAGCAGATAAATAATGCGGCAAAGCAAATAGCAAACGGCGAATTCAATAAGCGGCTGGAAATAGCATCGGAAGATGAAATAGGACAATTGGCCAAAAGCTTTAACAATATGGCTGTAGCCCTTGAAAATCTTGAAAATATGAGAAGAGCATTTATAGCAAATGTGTCCCATGAACTCAGGACACCCATGACTTCCATACATGGATTTATTGAAGGAATTTTAGACGGTACCATCCCGCCGGAGAAACAGAGGGAATATCTGTCAATAGTCAGCGAGGAGACAAAGCGATTAAGCCGGCTGACCAATGATCTTTTGGATCTTGCCAGGATGGAATCGGGAGAGATTAAACTTACCTTTGTTACCTTTAACATTAACGAATTGATAAGAAGATGTATAATTAAACTTGAAAATCAGATTATATCCAAGGACATCCATATAGAGGCAAATTTTTATGAAGAACCCACTTACGTATATGCGGATAAGGATTCTATAGAGAGGGTTATTTTAAACTTGCTGCACAACGCTGTGAAGTTCGTACAGGATGGTGGGCAAATAAAAATTGAAACGGTAAAATCAAAGTCTAAAGCAGTGATATATATCAAGGATAACGGTATTGGAATAGACAGTGAAGAAATAAATATGATTTGGGACAGATTTTATAAATCGGACAAGTCCAGAAGCAAGGATAAAACAGGTACAGGGCTGGGATTGGCAATTGTTAAGAATATTATAAACGAACACGGACAGGAAATTAATGTGGAGAGTGAAATAGGAAAAGGAACAGTGTTTTATTTTACCTTAAATTTGTCAAAAGAAGAATTTGAAAAAGTAAATAAGTGA
- a CDS encoding HD-GYP domain-containing protein, with protein sequence MRLVGTKFLKEGQQLARPVYTSSGKIILNSGVTLTQSFITKLEQMGVQKVYIDDERFGDVEVSEPLDVTTRNAVTKVLRENYEKVHNSKEMDEYEIRDAAKKIVEYTREYVDRGLSILSTEVKDEYVIEHSVNVAIITAFIGNKMSYNFGQLCDLVTGALIHDLGRENKPEENPLHTNIGFDIAREHRGFSLHSVKVCYEHHENYDGTGYPRKIKANEISEFSRIVRVADYYDNLLHGYEKDGKSIMPHEAFEGLLAVSGKVLDPEIVEKFRDTIVFYPNGCTVLLNNGLKGVVVNQNVGSPQRPVVRTYNDKGVIGNVDLLRYLTLFIEDIVAV encoded by the coding sequence ATGAGGCTTGTTGGGACTAAGTTTTTGAAAGAGGGGCAACAGTTGGCAAGGCCGGTATACACATCCAGCGGCAAAATAATTCTTAATTCGGGAGTTACTCTTACCCAAAGCTTTATCACTAAGCTTGAGCAAATGGGGGTGCAGAAGGTTTATATTGACGATGAGAGGTTCGGTGATGTGGAAGTCAGCGAACCCCTCGATGTTACAACGCGTAATGCCGTTACAAAGGTTCTTAGGGAAAATTACGAAAAAGTACACAATTCAAAAGAAATGGATGAGTACGAAATTAGGGATGCGGCGAAAAAAATAGTTGAGTACACAAGAGAATATGTAGACAGAGGTTTAAGTATTCTTTCTACAGAGGTAAAGGATGAATACGTTATTGAACATAGCGTTAATGTAGCTATAATAACAGCGTTTATAGGCAATAAGATGTCATATAATTTCGGCCAGTTGTGTGATCTGGTTACAGGAGCTTTGATACATGACCTCGGGAGAGAGAACAAACCCGAAGAAAATCCTTTACATACAAACATCGGTTTTGATATTGCACGAGAACATAGGGGATTTAGCCTCCATTCAGTAAAAGTTTGTTATGAACATCATGAAAACTATGATGGTACGGGGTATCCGAGAAAAATCAAGGCTAATGAAATATCGGAATTTTCAAGAATTGTACGTGTTGCAGATTATTATGACAATCTTCTTCATGGATATGAAAAAGACGGTAAATCCATAATGCCGCATGAAGCTTTTGAAGGACTTTTGGCTGTGTCGGGAAAAGTGCTGGATCCTGAAATAGTTGAAAAATTCAGAGATACTATAGTATTTTACCCCAACGGTTGCACAGTTTTGCTAAACAACGGACTTAAAGGAGTGGTGGTAAATCAGAATGTGGGAAGTCCGCAAAGGCCTGTTGTAAGAACATATAACGATAAAGGTGTCATTGGTAATGTTGACCTTTTACGATATCTTACCCTGTTTATCGAAGATATTGTAGCGGTCTGA